From Candidatus Neomarinimicrobiota bacterium, the proteins below share one genomic window:
- a CDS encoding glycosyltransferase family 1 protein has protein sequence MKNFRRITVQSFVPEELQELKEFSYNLWWSWKPNAQKLFRTLGDELWYDVEHNPLKLLKYLSQNQFNTKANDPEFLDMMKSVMDEFNHYMSRKDTWFDETYPEKEDFLVAYFSAEFGIHESVPVYSGGLGILAGDHCKSASDLGIPLVGVGMMYKQGYFNQQIDGDGNQENMYPSYDFGEIPILLIRDEKGNPRKIFINLPGRKVYAQIWRMQAGRTSIYLLDTDIQENLPEDRILTSQLYGGDHEMRITQELLLGIGGVRALRLLGYKPSVWHMNEGHSAFLVLERVRELVEEGMAFDVAKEIVSSSSIFTTHTPVSAGHDAFDEALMHKYFDHCFQNYGLDWNTFYMLGRDVNKNFSMTVLAMKMAKSCNGVSRLHGEVSRRLWSDIWKDIPVSEIPISHVTNGIHTETWVSREFRKLYNEYLGDDWIVRIDNPEMWETVNDIPAGRLWDVHKIRKQRLVDVVKQRIRNRDQRNGVPQYITDRALENLTPDALFIGFARRFATYKRATLLFRDIERLKRLVSNREKPVVFFFAGKAHPADRPGQSLIKEIYHISMSEPFLGKIFILENYNMTLARYLVSGVDIWLNNPRRPREASGTSGEKVPVNGGINFSVLDGWWVEGFNGKNGWTIGEPKEYANNDIQDSEDSANLYYTLENAIIPEYFERSNGDPYSEAWIRRMKESIRSVTPVYSTHRMVKDYMNNLYKPAFEHKQLLTVNNYKKAKELVEWKQKIVHAWKDVWVTEINPVEEFINTLHMQITCDVMLDGLNPEDVKVEVYLVREYQEDQAPVSVVELKLKKKNTEGRYVYAGTVEIPKAGTYSYNVRVRPWHKDLLHPFETGMIRWMQIVS, from the coding sequence ATGAAAAATTTTCGCAGGATAACTGTCCAGAGTTTTGTCCCCGAAGAGCTTCAGGAACTGAAAGAATTCAGTTACAATTTATGGTGGAGCTGGAAGCCCAATGCCCAGAAGCTGTTCCGGACCTTAGGGGATGAACTGTGGTATGATGTTGAACACAATCCTTTAAAACTTTTAAAATATCTGAGTCAGAATCAATTCAATACCAAAGCAAATGATCCCGAATTTCTGGACATGATGAAATCGGTGATGGATGAATTCAATCATTACATGTCCCGGAAGGACACCTGGTTTGATGAAACATACCCGGAGAAAGAGGATTTTCTGGTAGCTTATTTCTCGGCAGAATTCGGCATTCATGAAAGCGTTCCCGTGTACTCCGGTGGATTGGGGATCCTGGCTGGTGACCATTGTAAAAGCGCCAGTGATCTGGGTATACCTCTGGTGGGTGTGGGAATGATGTACAAACAGGGTTATTTCAACCAGCAGATAGACGGGGATGGAAATCAGGAAAACATGTATCCAAGTTATGATTTTGGAGAAATTCCTATTTTACTGATCCGGGACGAGAAGGGCAATCCCCGCAAAATCTTTATCAATTTACCTGGGCGGAAAGTGTATGCACAGATCTGGCGAATGCAGGCCGGAAGGACATCCATCTACCTTTTGGATACGGACATTCAGGAAAATCTGCCTGAAGACCGGATTTTGACATCCCAACTGTACGGTGGAGATCATGAAATGCGGATCACCCAGGAACTGTTGTTGGGAATCGGAGGTGTTCGGGCTTTGCGTTTGCTGGGGTACAAACCTTCCGTCTGGCACATGAATGAAGGACATTCAGCCTTTCTGGTTCTGGAAAGGGTCCGTGAACTGGTTGAAGAGGGCATGGCCTTTGACGTGGCGAAAGAAATCGTATCCAGCAGTTCCATTTTCACCACCCATACGCCTGTTTCAGCAGGACACGATGCCTTTGACGAAGCCCTGATGCATAAATATTTTGATCATTGTTTTCAGAATTACGGACTGGACTGGAATACCTTTTACATGCTGGGACGGGATGTCAACAAGAACTTCAGCATGACGGTCCTTGCCATGAAGATGGCCAAAAGCTGCAACGGAGTGAGTCGTCTGCACGGTGAAGTAAGCCGTCGTTTGTGGAGTGATATTTGGAAAGATATTCCGGTTAGTGAAATTCCCATTAGCCACGTAACCAACGGAATACACACGGAAACCTGGGTTTCCCGAGAATTCAGAAAGCTCTATAATGAATATCTGGGAGACGACTGGATTGTACGCATTGATAATCCGGAGATGTGGGAAACCGTCAACGATATCCCGGCCGGACGGCTTTGGGATGTCCATAAAATTCGGAAGCAGCGGCTGGTGGATGTGGTTAAGCAGCGCATCAGAAACCGGGACCAGCGGAATGGTGTTCCCCAATACATTACAGACCGTGCCCTGGAAAACCTGACACCGGATGCATTGTTTATAGGATTTGCCCGGCGTTTTGCCACCTACAAGCGGGCAACTCTTCTTTTCCGGGATATTGAACGTTTGAAACGCCTTGTCTCCAACCGGGAAAAACCGGTGGTCTTTTTCTTCGCCGGAAAAGCACATCCTGCCGATCGTCCGGGACAATCCCTGATCAAGGAAATTTACCATATCAGCATGAGTGAACCGTTTCTGGGTAAAATTTTCATTCTGGAAAATTACAATATGACCCTGGCACGTTATCTGGTGTCCGGTGTGGATATTTGGCTGAATAATCCAAGGCGTCCCCGGGAAGCCAGCGGGACATCCGGTGAAAAAGTACCTGTAAACGGCGGCATCAATTTTTCCGTTCTTGACGGCTGGTGGGTGGAAGGATTCAACGGAAAAAACGGGTGGACCATCGGCGAACCGAAAGAATATGCCAATAACGATATCCAGGATAGTGAGGATAGTGCGAATCTGTACTACACACTGGAGAATGCCATCATACCGGAATATTTTGAAAGGTCAAATGGTGATCCCTATTCCGAAGCCTGGATTCGCCGTATGAAAGAATCCATCCGGTCAGTGACTCCGGTATACAGTACACACCGGATGGTAAAAGACTATATGAACAATCTTTATAAACCGGCTTTTGAACACAAACAACTCCTAACAGTAAATAATTATAAAAAAGCAAAAGAGCTGGTGGAATGGAAGCAGAAAATTGTTCATGCCTGGAAGGATGTCTGGGTTACTGAAATCAACCCGGTGGAAGAATTCATCAATACATTGCACATGCAGATCACCTGTGATGTAATGCTGGATGGATTGAATCCTGAGGATGTTAAAGTAGAAGTATATCTGGTGAGGGAATACCAGGAAGATCAGGCACCAGTATCTGTCGTGGAATTGAAACTCAAGAAAAAAAATACCGAAGGACGATATGTCTATGCAGGAACGGTGGAAATTCCAAAGGCAGGGACCTACAGCTACAACGTTCGGGTAAGGCCCTGGCATAAAGACCTGCTGCATCCCTTTGAAACGGGAATGATCCGCTGGATGCAGATTGTCAGTTAA
- the metH gene encoding methionine synthase — MTISRKAFHDYLTRGVCIIDGAMGTLIDDAGLKPEDYAGHEGCPEMLNVSRPDLIESIHRQYLDAGANIIETNTFGANALVLKEHGLEDRVYELNVAGVQRARKAINALKTKEDFHLVAGSVGPGSRMPSLNHVSPDTIYTAYQAQIQGLTDGGVDLLIIETAQDLLHVKTLVRLILDIAPDIPLIVSVTIESTGTMLAGSDIPAVVTALSPYPLSALGLNCATGPEGMRSHLRQLSELSPFPVFAMPNAGLPVHKKGRFVYELEPEKMALEIKTFVQDMGASIVGGCCGSTPDHIRCIADKAGKVQNTYSRKVSGESSVSSLYQSQAVRVEPAPLLIGERANANGSRAFRKALHEEDWDTMMSIVNGQEQEGAHVVDVSLSVVGRNEKTDMDYFFRRLNTECRLPLQIDSTDPVVIETALKRCAGRCIVNSANLENGEEAFLSMARLCKQYGAMLICLTIDEEGMAKTAGRKCAVAGRMIKLAEKAGLSRQDLFMDPLTFTLASGEDADRNTAVETLRAVKEIRESFPEVHLLLGVSNVSFGLKPRIRHMLNSVMLYEAVQAGIHAAIIHPGKIMPLPDIPDPLQKLCRQLIFNDSSEEDPLIHLIQAGGEDIPQEDLTNQEDISPEDLLKKKLLHGDSSGLEKVLMALKNNISPLNIINDILLPGMKEIGELFGSGKMQLPFVLKSASVMKKAVDILKPFMDKNESMIQGTVILATVRGDVHDIGKNLVDVVLSNNGFIVHNIGIRQTPEAVLNAVQTIQPNALGLSGLLVRSTLEMKNTLIVLKENHITIPVLLGGAALTESFVREELAPVYEGNVFYAADAFRGLSILNALDEKTEEKNILQNKKKKEKSSFEKEECRQTGLSAYEYPGPPVEGVQIRQEIDLDTLVNYLNRKTLFTFQWQLRKGKMSREEYETFLKEEGEERLEEMLHRDEIRKSFHPRAVYAFCLVQRQSDTVLSMHLPGSSERCNLSFPRQDKGECLSVIDYFLPDREGLLPIQCVTMGDEAVRTSRRLYTSHDYAEYFFYHGLLMQLTEALAEENHARIRHELSLDKHKAETYQKPGTFQGIRISPGYPMAPGLESQKTILKLLKTSDIGVSLTSGYQLVPECSTTALILIHPEAKYFKI; from the coding sequence ATGACCATCAGCAGAAAAGCTTTTCACGATTATCTTACCCGGGGCGTTTGCATCATTGACGGAGCCATGGGGACTCTGATTGATGATGCCGGTTTAAAGCCGGAAGATTATGCCGGTCACGAAGGATGTCCTGAAATGTTGAATGTTTCCCGGCCGGACCTTATTGAATCCATTCACCGGCAGTATCTGGATGCCGGGGCCAATATCATTGAAACAAATACCTTTGGGGCCAATGCCCTGGTTCTGAAGGAGCACGGTTTGGAAGACCGGGTCTATGAGTTGAATGTAGCAGGAGTCCAACGGGCCAGGAAAGCTATCAATGCTTTGAAGACAAAGGAGGATTTCCACCTGGTGGCCGGATCGGTGGGACCTGGTAGCCGGATGCCCTCCCTGAACCATGTGAGTCCCGACACCATTTACACAGCCTACCAAGCTCAGATTCAGGGTCTGACCGACGGAGGTGTTGATCTGCTCATCATTGAAACAGCTCAGGATTTGCTCCATGTTAAGACCCTGGTCCGGCTTATTTTGGATATTGCACCGGATATTCCCCTGATCGTTTCTGTTACTATCGAATCTACAGGCACCATGTTGGCCGGATCTGATATTCCCGCGGTGGTCACTGCCCTGTCTCCTTATCCCTTGTCTGCTTTGGGACTCAATTGTGCAACGGGTCCTGAAGGGATGCGTTCTCATCTGCGCCAATTATCTGAATTGTCACCCTTTCCGGTATTTGCCATGCCCAATGCAGGCTTGCCGGTTCATAAAAAAGGGCGTTTTGTGTATGAACTGGAGCCGGAAAAGATGGCTTTGGAAATCAAAACTTTTGTGCAGGATATGGGTGCTTCCATTGTCGGCGGGTGTTGCGGTTCCACACCCGATCATATCCGCTGTATTGCAGATAAAGCCGGTAAAGTGCAAAACACATACTCCCGTAAAGTCTCTGGTGAGTCAAGCGTTTCATCCCTGTATCAAAGTCAGGCTGTCCGGGTAGAACCGGCGCCCCTTCTGATTGGGGAACGGGCCAATGCCAATGGATCCCGGGCTTTCCGAAAAGCATTGCATGAGGAAGACTGGGATACCATGATGTCCATAGTGAACGGACAGGAGCAGGAAGGGGCTCATGTAGTAGATGTTTCCCTTTCCGTTGTTGGGCGGAATGAAAAAACAGATATGGATTATTTTTTCCGCCGATTGAACACGGAATGCCGCCTTCCCCTGCAAATTGACAGCACCGATCCCGTGGTAATTGAAACGGCCCTGAAACGGTGTGCCGGTCGGTGCATTGTGAATTCAGCCAACCTGGAAAACGGAGAAGAGGCTTTTCTTTCCATGGCCCGGCTTTGCAAACAATACGGAGCCATGCTGATTTGCCTGACGATTGATGAAGAGGGCATGGCCAAAACAGCCGGGCGGAAGTGTGCCGTTGCCGGCCGGATGATTAAACTGGCGGAAAAGGCCGGACTCAGCAGACAGGATCTCTTTATGGATCCCCTTACCTTTACCCTGGCAAGCGGAGAAGATGCGGACCGGAATACGGCAGTGGAAACCCTTAGGGCTGTAAAAGAAATCCGGGAATCTTTCCCGGAGGTCCATCTGCTGCTGGGGGTAAGCAATGTTTCTTTTGGATTGAAACCCCGGATCCGGCATATGCTGAACTCGGTCATGTTGTATGAGGCGGTACAAGCCGGGATACATGCAGCCATCATCCATCCCGGAAAAATTATGCCCCTTCCGGATATCCCCGATCCGCTACAAAAGCTATGCCGTCAACTTATTTTCAATGATTCGTCGGAAGAGGATCCTTTGATTCACCTGATTCAGGCCGGAGGAGAAGATATTCCACAGGAAGATTTAACAAATCAGGAAGATATTTCACCGGAAGACCTTTTAAAGAAAAAACTGCTCCATGGGGATTCTTCCGGACTTGAGAAGGTGCTGATGGCGTTAAAAAATAACATTTCTCCCCTGAATATCATCAATGATATCCTGTTACCGGGCATGAAGGAAATCGGTGAACTTTTTGGATCAGGTAAAATGCAGCTCCCCTTTGTCCTGAAATCGGCATCCGTTATGAAAAAAGCGGTGGATATCCTGAAACCCTTCATGGATAAAAACGAAAGCATGATCCAGGGTACGGTGATCCTGGCAACAGTACGGGGCGATGTGCATGATATTGGGAAAAATCTGGTGGATGTGGTTTTATCCAATAATGGATTTATCGTTCATAATATCGGTATTCGACAAACACCCGAAGCGGTGTTGAATGCTGTCCAGACGATTCAACCTAATGCTCTTGGGCTCAGCGGACTTCTGGTCCGGTCTACCCTTGAAATGAAAAATACCCTGATAGTGCTGAAAGAAAATCACATCACTATTCCTGTTTTACTTGGAGGTGCCGCTTTGACGGAATCTTTTGTCCGTGAAGAGTTGGCACCTGTATATGAAGGTAACGTTTTTTACGCCGCCGATGCGTTCCGGGGCTTGTCTATCTTGAATGCCCTGGATGAGAAGACAGAAGAAAAAAATATCCTTCAAAATAAAAAAAAGAAGGAAAAAAGTTCATTTGAAAAAGAAGAATGCCGTCAAACCGGGCTCTCTGCCTATGAGTATCCCGGTCCGCCTGTTGAGGGTGTGCAGATCCGGCAGGAAATCGATCTGGATACACTTGTAAACTATTTGAACCGTAAAACCCTGTTTACCTTTCAGTGGCAGTTGCGCAAAGGGAAAATGTCCCGTGAAGAATATGAAACTTTTTTAAAGGAAGAAGGGGAAGAACGCCTGGAGGAAATGCTTCATCGGGATGAAATCCGGAAGTCTTTCCATCCCAGAGCTGTGTATGCCTTTTGTCTGGTTCAAAGACAGTCGGATACAGTGCTTTCAATGCATCTTCCCGGCAGTTCCGAAAGATGTAATCTGTCTTTTCCACGGCAGGACAAGGGTGAGTGTCTTTCCGTGATCGATTACTTTTTACCGGACCGGGAGGGACTTCTGCCCATTCAATGCGTGACCATGGGTGATGAAGCCGTCCGTACCAGCCGCCGTTTGTATACATCCCATGACTATGCCGAATATTTCTTTTATCATGGACTTTTAATGCAATTGACCGAGGCTCTGGCTGAAGAAAACCATGCCCGGATTCGCCATGAACTGAGTCTGGATAAACATAAAGCGGAAACATATCAAAAACCCGGAACTTTTCAGGGGATCCGAATCAGTCCGGGTTATCCCATGGCACCTGGACTTGAAAGTCAAAAGACGATTCTTAAGCTTCTGAAAACTTCAGATATCGGTGTCAGTCTTACCTCAGGATATCAACTGGTACCGGAATGCTCTACAACTGCCTTGATACTGATTCATCCCGAAGCAAAATACTTTAAAATATAA
- a CDS encoding B12-binding domain-containing protein has translation MMNENSKKLDQHRPDILRLSLQKMISEDVCDIRKNRDICERDLKYILQYLSQAVDLDSPILFRDFTAWLADVLINKKIPVSHLRTSYDILREGIHTVFPGESWVDPFFAEAEESFNMVQESREGDILPSEDTLSGQYIRHVIRADRNNARQIVMKALQEGMTISDLYLNVFEPSQRMIGRLWQTSVISVAQEHYATAVTQMIMSELYPRIFTSEKNGWKMASFCIGSELHELGIRMVADFFEMDGWDTSFFGANAPIPDMLKTLRDETFDLIAVSTTMMVHLKTLQAFINDIRVQDPLKTMKIMVGGYPFLVDGDLWEKVGADGTARNAQMAVKQATEWFES, from the coding sequence ATGATGAACGAAAACAGCAAAAAGCTGGATCAGCATAGACCGGATATTCTTCGCTTGAGTCTGCAAAAAATGATTTCCGAAGATGTGTGTGACATCCGGAAAAACCGGGATATTTGCGAACGGGATCTGAAATACATTTTACAGTACCTGTCCCAGGCAGTAGATCTGGATTCACCTATTCTGTTTCGGGATTTTACAGCCTGGCTGGCTGATGTTCTCATCAATAAAAAGATACCCGTGAGTCACCTTCGGACAAGTTATGACATTTTGCGTGAAGGGATTCATACGGTATTTCCCGGGGAATCCTGGGTGGATCCGTTCTTTGCTGAAGCAGAGGAAAGTTTTAACATGGTTCAGGAATCCCGGGAAGGGGATATTCTTCCGTCGGAAGATACACTTTCGGGTCAGTATATCCGGCATGTCATCCGGGCGGACCGGAATAATGCCCGGCAAATAGTAATGAAGGCTCTGCAGGAAGGAATGACTATTTCAGATCTCTATCTGAATGTGTTTGAGCCGTCCCAGCGAATGATCGGACGATTGTGGCAGACCAGTGTGATCAGTGTTGCCCAGGAGCATTATGCGACAGCTGTGACCCAGATGATCATGTCCGAACTTTATCCCCGGATTTTTACCTCGGAGAAAAACGGCTGGAAAATGGCTTCCTTTTGTATCGGATCTGAATTGCATGAACTGGGTATCCGGATGGTGGCAGACTTTTTTGAAATGGATGGATGGGATACCTCGTTTTTTGGCGCCAACGCTCCCATTCCCGATATGTTAAAAACCCTTCGGGATGAAACATTCGACCTGATCGCTGTTTCCACCACCATGATGGTGCATCTTAAAACACTGCAGGCTTTCATAAATGATATCCGGGTCCAGGACCCTCTGAAAACCATGAAAATTATGGTGGGTGGTTACCCTTTTCTGGTGGATGGAGATTTGTGGGAAAAGGTCGGTGCAGACGGAACAGCCCGAAATGCTCAAATGGCTGTTAAGCAGGCAACAGAATGGTTTGAATCATGA
- a CDS encoding amidohydrolase family protein, with protein sequence MKQSSGQWTRRDFIKTSLLTAGGLALGCSVRSRLDILIQNVRIADGTGQEIYTADIGLRDGKITAIGSLKNATAHMIIDGKKYVAAPGFVDIHSHTDLELLANPNAEGKIRQGITTEVSGNCGSSPFPLTKTDVEKLQQKLRDQYQIDESWKDLDGFFRAIEKRGTSINYMTLTGHGALRDTVMGSYDRDPSADELKTMKQVLARTLEMGSLGLSTGLEYAPGSYARTTELIALSKTVAEYGGLYATHMRNEDDRVEEAIEEALDISRQAGVSLQISHLKACNKNNWHKVDAMLSMIDKARQEGIPVHADRYPYIAWSTGLSAFLPVLARQGSTEEMIERLKNRHNEEQVRDYILGRGARIGGWDRVLISSCRGAGGKDFEGKTLQDISHALGLSPYETVRKLLIDFKAEVSTIGFAMEENNLKKVLKAEFVSIGSDGSVRATYGPLFKGKPHPRCYGSFPRVLAKFVRDEKVLSLPEAIRKMSAQNALKVGLTDRGFIREKYVADLVLFNPDAVQDKATYLNPHQYPEGIPYVFVEGVPVIREGNHTGKHPGKVLRHKG encoded by the coding sequence ATGAAACAATCATCGGGGCAATGGACACGCAGGGATTTTATTAAAACGAGTCTGTTGACGGCAGGCGGATTGGCATTGGGTTGTTCAGTTCGTTCCCGGCTGGACATTCTCATCCAAAATGTCCGGATTGCAGATGGTACAGGCCAGGAAATATATACAGCGGATATTGGGTTACGCGATGGAAAAATCACAGCCATCGGATCCCTTAAAAATGCCACCGCCCACATGATTATTGACGGGAAAAAATATGTGGCGGCTCCGGGTTTTGTGGATATCCACAGTCATACCGATCTCGAATTGCTGGCAAATCCCAATGCGGAAGGGAAAATCCGCCAGGGAATCACGACGGAGGTCTCGGGAAATTGTGGATCATCTCCCTTTCCCCTGACGAAAACAGATGTGGAAAAATTGCAACAAAAGCTTCGGGATCAGTATCAGATAGATGAATCCTGGAAGGATTTGGATGGTTTTTTTCGTGCCATTGAAAAGCGGGGGACATCCATAAATTACATGACTCTGACAGGTCATGGAGCCCTGCGGGATACGGTGATGGGATCATACGACCGGGATCCCTCTGCTGATGAATTGAAAACCATGAAACAGGTTCTGGCCCGTACCCTGGAGATGGGGAGTCTGGGACTATCAACAGGCCTGGAATATGCCCCGGGGAGTTACGCCAGAACAACAGAGCTCATCGCCTTGTCCAAAACAGTGGCAGAATATGGGGGATTGTATGCCACTCACATGCGGAACGAAGACGACCGGGTGGAAGAAGCCATTGAAGAAGCATTGGACATCTCCCGCCAGGCCGGTGTTTCCCTGCAAATATCTCATTTAAAAGCCTGTAACAAGAACAATTGGCACAAAGTGGATGCCATGCTTTCGATGATCGATAAAGCCCGCCAGGAAGGAATTCCTGTCCATGCAGACCGCTATCCTTACATTGCGTGGTCTACAGGACTTTCGGCCTTTTTACCGGTATTGGCACGCCAGGGAAGTACGGAAGAGATGATAGAACGACTGAAGAACCGTCATAACGAAGAACAGGTCCGGGATTATATCCTTGGCCGGGGTGCACGGATCGGAGGTTGGGATCGTGTACTCATCAGCAGCTGCCGGGGTGCCGGTGGTAAAGATTTTGAAGGTAAAACATTGCAGGATATTAGCCATGCCCTGGGGTTGAGTCCCTACGAAACGGTACGAAAGCTTCTGATTGATTTTAAGGCAGAAGTTTCAACTATCGGATTTGCCATGGAAGAAAATAATCTGAAAAAAGTCCTCAAGGCGGAATTTGTCAGCATTGGATCAGACGGTTCGGTCAGGGCAACTTATGGGCCCCTCTTCAAAGGTAAACCCCATCCCCGCTGTTATGGATCCTTTCCCCGGGTTTTGGCGAAATTTGTCCGGGATGAAAAGGTGCTGTCCCTTCCCGAAGCCATACGAAAAATGTCCGCACAGAATGCCCTGAAAGTGGGACTTACAGACAGGGGTTTTATCCGGGAAAAGTACGTGGCGGATCTGGTTCTTTTCAATCCGGATGCCGTACAGGATAAAGCCACATATTTAAATCCCCACCAGTATCCCGAAGGAATTCCCTATGTCTTTGTAGAGGGTGTACCTGTCATCCGTGAGGGAAATCATACCGGGAAACATCCCGGGAAAGTCCTAAGGCATAAAGGTTAA
- a CDS encoding thioredoxin family protein, with the protein MGFFSENDKRTLRTHLSGMSDPVQLVFVKRDTMCPYCRETRELLKEFAEFSDKIRVDVYDIDKDAGEIGDLDIERVPALALLDHSMKDTGIRFYGMPGGYEFHSLLGAVLVVSKRRTGLPEDLVRQISQVDTPLHIQTYVTPTCPYCPSVIRLIHKMAFLNPHIRADMIEVTEFPELGKEAGVKGVPKTIVNHLFDLEGALPEDQFIHTIIKNL; encoded by the coding sequence TTGGGATTTTTTTCAGAAAACGACAAACGAACCCTCAGAACTCATCTGTCAGGTATGTCCGACCCGGTACAGCTTGTCTTTGTCAAACGGGACACAATGTGCCCCTATTGCCGCGAAACCCGGGAATTGCTTAAGGAATTTGCTGAATTTTCCGATAAAATACGGGTGGATGTATACGATATTGACAAAGATGCAGGTGAAATCGGTGATCTGGACATCGAGAGGGTTCCGGCACTTGCTCTCCTGGACCACTCCATGAAGGATACGGGGATCCGGTTTTACGGGATGCCTGGAGGATATGAGTTTCATTCCCTTTTGGGGGCGGTTCTTGTTGTTTCCAAAAGACGGACCGGGTTACCGGAAGATTTGGTCCGGCAGATCAGTCAAGTTGATACACCCCTTCATATACAAACGTATGTCACGCCAACCTGTCCTTATTGCCCATCTGTGATCCGGCTTATCCACAAAATGGCTTTTCTTAATCCCCATATACGGGCGGATATGATTGAAGTGACGGAATTTCCTGAATTGGGAAAGGAAGCAGGGGTCAAAGGAGTTCCAAAAACAATTGTCAATCATCTTTTCGATCTGGAAGGTGCTTTGCCTGAGGATCAGTTTATTCACACGATAATAAAAAACTTATAA
- a CDS encoding OsmC family protein: MKVTLQGLADHLTFMAKGDSGHWITLDADESLHGFNAGTRPMELVLEALGGCTAMDVLSILRKKRMNFDRFTMDIEAERASEHPKVFTKIHMVYKFWGNELSEKAIARAIELSETKYCSVNAMLSSTAEITSEYLLNP; encoded by the coding sequence ATGAAAGTAACATTGCAGGGACTGGCGGATCATTTAACATTTATGGCGAAAGGAGATTCAGGTCATTGGATTACTCTCGATGCTGATGAGTCTTTACATGGATTTAATGCCGGAACACGGCCCATGGAACTGGTCTTGGAAGCTCTGGGCGGTTGCACAGCCATGGATGTTCTATCTATCTTGCGAAAGAAGCGTATGAATTTTGATCGTTTTACCATGGATATTGAAGCAGAACGGGCCAGTGAACATCCGAAAGTTTTTACAAAGATTCACATGGTTTACAAATTTTGGGGAAATGAACTCTCTGAAAAGGCCATTGCCCGTGCTATTGAACTGAGTGAAACCAAGTATTGCAGCGTAAATGCCATGTTGAGCAGTACAGCGGAGATTACTTCAGAGTATCTTCTAAACCCCTAG
- the buk gene encoding butyrate kinase, producing MKKILTISPGSTSTKAGLFTSRGKIDEISVSVEQEYARKNVVQEYGYRRDLLKRFLEKTDLSGLAAVVGRGAPLKPMEGGVYKITPKLLSDLRECRYSNHASNLGGLLAHYFGELYHVPAWIIDPVSVDEFDEISRISGVPEIKRRSRSHALNIKATARKWCDEHGATLEKENFVVAHLGGGISVCALKLGKIRDVNDGLLGMGPFSPERAGALPISGLLDLAFSGDYTRKELDHYLSRECGLKGYLKTNDAREVVRRIQEGDEYARLIMDAMIYQIEKEIGAMLAACHYAVKAVLITGGLAHCSYITRRLQDHFSRFNLHIIPGENELEAMADGGFRALKGDIPIQDYV from the coding sequence ATGAAAAAAATACTCACCATCAGTCCCGGATCCACATCCACGAAAGCGGGTCTATTTACTTCCAGGGGAAAAATAGATGAAATATCCGTCTCAGTTGAGCAGGAATATGCCCGAAAGAACGTGGTGCAGGAATATGGATATCGACGGGATTTATTAAAGCGTTTTTTGGAAAAGACCGATTTGTCCGGTCTGGCTGCCGTGGTCGGCCGGGGAGCTCCACTGAAGCCTATGGAGGGCGGTGTATATAAAATTACGCCTAAACTGCTTTCGGATCTTCGGGAATGTCGGTATTCCAATCATGCCAGTAATTTGGGAGGATTGCTGGCTCATTATTTTGGGGAATTGTACCATGTTCCGGCATGGATTATTGATCCTGTGAGTGTGGATGAATTTGATGAGATTTCACGGATTTCAGGTGTTCCTGAAATCAAACGCCGCAGCCGCAGCCACGCTCTGAATATTAAAGCCACAGCCAGAAAATGGTGTGACGAACATGGAGCAACCCTTGAAAAAGAAAATTTTGTGGTCGCCCATCTGGGGGGTGGCATTTCTGTTTGTGCCTTAAAATTGGGTAAGATCCGGGATGTGAATGATGGATTGCTGGGTATGGGGCCTTTTTCACCGGAAAGGGCAGGGGCACTCCCCATCAGTGGTCTGCTGGATTTGGCTTTTTCCGGAGATTATACACGAAAAGAACTGGATCATTATCTTTCCAGGGAATGCGGATTGAAAGGATATTTAAAAACCAATGATGCCCGGGAAGTGGTAAGAAGGATTCAGGAAGGGGATGAATATGCCAGGCTGATTATGGATGCCATGATCTATCAGATTGAAAAAGAAATCGGAGCCATGCTGGCAGCTTGTCACTATGCAGTGAAAGCAGTTTTGATCACTGGTGGTTTGGCACATTGTTCGTATATTACCCGGCGGCTTCAGGATCATTTTTCCCGGTTCAATCTTCATATTATTCCCGGTGAAAATGAGTTGGAAGCCATGGCAGATGGAGGATTCAGGGCGCTGAAAGGAGACATTCCCATTCAGGATTATGTGTGA